Part of the Cloacibacterium caeni genome is shown below.
AAATCATACTTTAATCCCGAAAATATTTCGGGATTTTTAATTTTAAATACCTAATTTTATCTTCTCAAAAAAAGACAATAATGTCGTGGAAAAATTTTTTTAAATTTTCACTAATTTTTAGTTTAATTTTCATTGGGAAGTTAAATGCTCAAGTCTGCGGAGGTTCTTTCGGAGCTCCAATTTTCGTAGAAGATTTTGGGAGGGTGAATAATTCTTATCAGACGGTTTCTCCAGCATTGGTTTCTCCAGCATTTACCAATTATATTTATTCATCAATAATGCCACCCAATGATGGTTATTATACGATTTCAAATACTACGGAATATTTACCTTGGGGTTGGCAAAAATCATTAGATCATACCAATGATCCTTCTGGAACTTATGGAAATATGTTGGTAGTAAATGCAGATTACAGCCCAGGAGAATTTTATAGAAGAAGGGTTTCTAATCTTTGTTCTAATCAGGTTTACCGTTTTTCTGCTTGGATTATTAATTTACACAGAACTGGAGCGAATTTGATTAAGCCTAATGTAACTTTTCAAATAAGAAGTACAACTACTGGAGCTATTTTAGGTTCTATTTCTACAGGAATTTTAACAGAAGAAAACGGAGAGGTTTGGAAAAACTTTTATTTAGATTTTAAATCAGACCCTTCTTCCTCTGATGTAGATGTAGTTTTAATTAATAATGCTCCTGGGGGAAACGGAAATGACTTGGCAATAGATGATATTAGTTTTTCTCCTTGTGGTCCATCTACATCTATTACTGCTACTTTAGGAAATCTTTTCACCACTGGAGTTTGTGACAATTTACAGAGTTTTATTCTAACTGCGCAAATGAGTTCTAATACTTTTCAAAATGTAAATTTCATTTGGCAAAAAAGTACAGATGGCGGAAACACTTGGGTAAATTTAACTGGTGCCACAAGTAATCCTAATATCACCATTCCGGCAGGAAGTTATCAGAATAATGACCAATTCAGATTTATTGTAGGTGAATCTACTAATATAAATTTGACTTCTTGTAGGGTAATGTCTGGTATTTCTACAGTGAAAATCAATGGGTATCCTAATGCGCCAAGCAATAGGAGTTTTAGTTTTTGTAGAAATTCTACCGCAACTCTCACGACTCCAGAAAATAATATACTTTGGTATACTTCTGCAACTGGTGGAATAGGAAGTATAAATACTCCAATTATTGATACTTCCGTGGTTGGAATTAAAGATTTTTGGATTACTCAAACGGTTAATGGGTGTGAAAGTGCAAGAGCGAAAATTACAGTTAATATTTTTGATAATCCATCGGCTCCTGTCGTTTCAAATTATGAATTTTGTCAAAATTCCACTGCCTCATCTTTGTCAGCAGTCGGAACTGATTTGAAATGGTATACTAGTTCAACAGGAGGTACTGGAAATACAATCGCTCCAGTTCCCAATACTTCAATTGCTGGAGATTTTTCTTTTTGGGTTACACAAACGGTAAATGGTTGTGAAAGTGAAAGGGCAGAAGTAAAAGTTAAAATTCTACAAGCTCCATTTTCCACTGTTTTAAAAGACACTTCTATTTGTGATGGAGAAAATATTGTTTTAGATGTAGGTGCCGGTTTCATTGCAGAATGGCAAACAATTCCACCAGTTGTGAGTCAGACGCTGCAAATTTCAAGTCCAGGAAAATATTCAGTAAAACTTACCGATAGTAAAGGTTGTGTAGCTATTCAAACAGTTGATGTAACTCCTGGTATTACTCCGATAATTACTCAAGTGAAAAGTGGCGAGAATTTTCTAGAAATTTTAGCAGAAAATGGGAATCCTCCTTATTTGTATTCTTTAGACAATGTAAATTGGCAAACTTCTAATGTTTTTAAAAATTTGTCCGCTGGGATTTATCAGATTTATGTAAAATCTCAAACCAATAGTTGTACAGCGGTTGCTACTTCGGCGGTACTTTTTATTCCAAATGCTTTTACACCTAATCATGATGGTTATAATGATGTATGGCGCGTTTCTAATATTGAGTTTTTCTCTAATGTGAAACTTAAAATATTTGATAAATTCGGCACTCAAGTTTTTATGGCGGAAGATGTTTTAAAATTCAATTGGAATGGATTATATAATGGTAGATTATTACCTTCAGGAACTTATTGGTATGTAATGGAAATTGATGGACATTACACCAGAACGGGGTGGATTCTTCTTAAAAATAGATAAAAAAATCCCAAGTCAACTTGACTTGGGATTGTATTTTAATAAATATTGTTGTTTAGTAAACTCTTAACCCAGCTCTTGGTCCAGAAGAAGCAACCGTTGCTTGAATTCTAGCTTTTTGTCCAGTCGAAAACATAAACATAGCTGCATCATCTACATAATCCATATAGTTCATAAACATTACAGATCTTTTTACGCCTCCACAAGTATTGTAAAGAGGGTAAGTTGGTTTACCATAATTAGCACCAGTTTGGGTTGGTGTATCAGTTACTAAATCACTGCCGCAAGTTGCATCTCCCCAAATGTGACGAAGATTTAAATAATGACCTACTTCGTGAGTGCCTGTTCTTCCTAGGTTGAATGGAGAAGTAGCTCCGGTTTTACCAAAATAAGGAGCTGCAATTACTACACCATCTACAGCTGTACCAGCAGATTCTGGGAAAGTAGCGTAACCTAAAACTCCACCCATAGAACCTACTACCCAAATATTGAAATAACTTGCTGGTGAAGTAGCATCAATTCCGCCA
Proteins encoded:
- a CDS encoding T9SS type B sorting domain-containing protein, which produces MSWKNFFKFSLIFSLIFIGKLNAQVCGGSFGAPIFVEDFGRVNNSYQTVSPALVSPAFTNYIYSSIMPPNDGYYTISNTTEYLPWGWQKSLDHTNDPSGTYGNMLVVNADYSPGEFYRRRVSNLCSNQVYRFSAWIINLHRTGANLIKPNVTFQIRSTTTGAILGSISTGILTEENGEVWKNFYLDFKSDPSSSDVDVVLINNAPGGNGNDLAIDDISFSPCGPSTSITATLGNLFTTGVCDNLQSFILTAQMSSNTFQNVNFIWQKSTDGGNTWVNLTGATSNPNITIPAGSYQNNDQFRFIVGESTNINLTSCRVMSGISTVKINGYPNAPSNRSFSFCRNSTATLTTPENNILWYTSATGGIGSINTPIIDTSVVGIKDFWITQTVNGCESARAKITVNIFDNPSAPVVSNYEFCQNSTASSLSAVGTDLKWYTSSTGGTGNTIAPVPNTSIAGDFSFWVTQTVNGCESERAEVKVKILQAPFSTVLKDTSICDGENIVLDVGAGFIAEWQTIPPVVSQTLQISSPGKYSVKLTDSKGCVAIQTVDVTPGITPIITQVKSGENFLEILAENGNPPYLYSLDNVNWQTSNVFKNLSAGIYQIYVKSQTNSCTAVATSAVLFIPNAFTPNHDGYNDVWRVSNIEFFSNVKLKIFDKFGTQVFMAEDVLKFNWNGLYNGRLLPSGTYWYVMEIDGHYTRTGWILLKNR